A stretch of Misgurnus anguillicaudatus unplaced genomic scaffold, ASM2758022v2 HiC_scaffold_33, whole genome shotgun sequence DNA encodes these proteins:
- the LOC129437125 gene encoding uncharacterized protein — protein MKQEDVDCCESSVYVTDDGSLDSVWMSRDQSRTPQTLLDSKLSEEKSRHTQDSDLSLTLLCYTESKLTDTQDTTVCDSKQSLQEDQTSTESLDSVCNAGDQQQILQTKLKMCSVKIIDCTNLMMKIKTEPTEIKTEPTEIKTEPTEIKTEPTEIKTEPKEIKTEPTEEEDPTEEDDDFIPSDVKSDSCLDIEITSSTSKE, from the exons ATGAAACaagag gatgtggattgttgtgaatcttcagtgtatgtgactgatgatgggagtctggattcagtgtggatgagcagagatcagagccgcacaccacagacactgctggactctaaactctctgaagagaaatccagacacacacaAGACTCCGATCTCAGTCTGactttactctgttatactgagtcaaagctcacagacactcaggacactacagtgtgtgacagtaaacagagcttacaggaggatcaaacctccacagagtctctggattctgtctgtaacgctggagatcagcagcagatcctgcagaccaaactgaagatgtgttcagttaaaatcatcgactgcacgaacctcatgatgaagattaaaactgaacccacagaaatcaaaactgaacccacagaaatcaaaactgaacccacagaaatcaaaactgaacccacagaaatcaaaactgaacctaaagaaataaaaactgaacccacagaagaggaagatcccactgaggaagatgatgattttattccaTCAG